TCGAACAAATTATACCTTGTGTCCAGATTTGTCGTTGAGCCAGTAATCAAACCATTGTCCCTCTTCTGAATTCCAGAAGATGGACTCTATTGCAAGTTTTCTCGCCCGAGCAACGTTCAAAAAGTGAATAGACAATCGCTGATCTCCATTTTCTTTAGCCAAGAATGCTATGTCATGTTCCATCTGTGGCATGAATGAATTAATTCCAAAGTCAAGAATTGTTTTCAAAAAAAGTTTGTAAAAACTCATTTCCTTGTCAAACCTTGAGAATGATAGCATTCAAATCAACTGGCAAAATAGATGTAGTCTCTAGTGTTGTAAGATCACTTCCATTTCTGCAGTTATTCAAAAAATCGATGAAACAGATTCACAAATGATATCTTCtcgaaaagaaaaacataagaaTTTGATACCTCATCCATCTTGTACTGAAGTCCCATCCAGATTCAGCAGTAGAAGCAATTTCGCGATAAAGAAGTTGTTTTGCAGCTGCACTGGTCAGTTTAGAAGCCGTTTCCTTGTCCTGATAGAAAGAACAAAGATTTTAAACAAtctgaaacaaaacaaaacaaacaaaaaacagCCCAAACATAGGATGATTTTCATTTACAATGGTTGAGGACTCTGGTCTTGGTTCATTCCACTTTGCATAATACCGACTCAGCTTATGGATGCGACCTTTTCCATCCTTAATCGACACAGCATGAACTCCTGAAATATTTCGATTAAAAAAGGAACATAAGAAAAACAACTCTTAGGCTGACACAAACCCATGTATGTATGATCTGATGTTTGTTCTTGGTACCTACCTGAATTCCAGAACTCATGTTCTTTGATTAATGCTGGAAGAACCTTCTTGAGGAAATTTTTGTCATTTGTTCTTTTGTATATATCATATATCATGGAACTGAGAAATGGCGGTTGGCTGCAAATATGTATCAAATTAGTTCTTTTGTATATATCTTATGTTCTATTCAAATTACCGAACTAATTCAATTACCAACTtgattttctttgtttaataagaaaatttgtttgaaattgatattagaCCGACCCAATATCTAATCCATCAAATCCGTCAAGATACAGAGTCAGATATAAGATTTTGATAGAGTATAACCGTAGtcaccaaatttaaatttattcaaaaaaactAACTCAATCCAATTAGCAATCACCCATATTTTGTGTTGTGTTTCTTTAATTTTGGTTTGGGTAATTTACTTATACATTGGAGTCTTATTGTACAACTTTAAAAACCCAATTGCCCGTTTTTAGTAAAAATCGAATACGAAACCTTTGATTTCTTAAACAAGTACTCAATTGAGCTAAAATACCCtacaacaaaatttaaaaatataaacaaagatGGATAGATAATATACCTTCTATTGGTATAATATGccctaaaacaaaattttaaaatataaacaaagatAGATAGATAATATACCTTCTATTGGTATAATATGCTCTTGCCCCATTTAGAACATATCCATATTTCTCCAATAATGAAACAAGATTTAACACAATCCCCTTTGATGTTTCATACATCTTACTTGCTAATAATCCCCTGTTttttcaaacaagaaacatcaaaataaattatttgaaaacttctCTCATTTCTAGGGTTTGTTTAATCatgtttaaaaacaaaaacccaaataaaataatctcaaaactAACCTTATAACCCAATAAGAATCCCAATAATAAACTTCCCGGAATCTTGATCCCGGAATCACAACATGCTCCGGCAACGGCAACAGAGTATGAAGTTCAGGTTGCTTTACAACACCATCTGCAACTTTCCGGCTTAAATTCTTCCAAAGATCATGAATCTTCAAAGCCCATTCCTTAACTTCCTTATTATTCACCTTTGGCAAGAACCCATCTGGCTTACCCACAAAATCAGCCGGCAAAACTGTTTCTAAATCCGCCTCTGCTGGATTCAAGTATTTCTGGATAAACCCATTTAGATCATGAATTGATACAGACCCGTTTTGTGTTTTGGGGAGTTTGTCGAAGGAGGATTGAGTCACTGAGAGATTTGATTTGAGAGAGAGATCTACATAGAGTTTTGGGTCGAAATTTTTTGGACCGAATGTGTTTAGAGCTGTGTCTTGGAGACGTTCTAGGAAGCTAACTAATGGTATTGTAGGTACGACAGGACCGGAATCGACGGCGACGGCGGCGGCGGCCGGTTCTGTAAATGGTAggatgaaggagaagatgaagattgagaagatgaagattgaGAAGATTTTGAGAATCGCCATGTTTCTGGCGGGGTTTAGAGTGATGAAGAATGTAAAgattttgtgaaatttgtttgttgtatttatttatggACAA
This is a stretch of genomic DNA from Impatiens glandulifera chromosome 4, dImpGla2.1, whole genome shotgun sequence. It encodes these proteins:
- the LOC124934008 gene encoding probable trehalase, whose translation is MAILKIFSIFIFSIFIFSFILPFTEPAAAAVAVDSGPVVPTIPLVSFLERLQDTALNTFGPKNFDPKLYVDLSLKSNLSVTQSSFDKLPKTQNGSVSIHDLNGFIQKYLNPAEADLETVLPADFVGKPDGFLPKVNNKEVKEWALKIHDLWKNLSRKVADGVVKQPELHTLLPLPEHVVIPGSRFREVYYWDSYWVIRGLLASKMYETSKGIVLNLVSLLEKYGYVLNGARAYYTNRSQPPFLSSMIYDIYKRTNDKNFLKKVLPALIKEHEFWNSGVHAVSIKDGKGRIHKLSRYYAKWNEPRPESSTIDKETASKLTSAAAKQLLYREIASTAESGWDFSTRWMRNGSDLTTLETTSILPVDLNAIILKMEHDIAFLAKENGDQRLSIHFLNVARARKLAIESIFWNSEEGQWFDYWLNDKSGHKDGYVWKSSNQNKKAFASNFIPLWIKPFYSDTALVEKVQKSLKSSGLVRKSGIATTTTNSGQQWDSPNGWAPLQHLLVEGLLKSKSKESKSLARDIANSWLKTNFVTFVNTGVMHEKYNVETCGESGGGGEYSPQTGFGWSNGVVLSFLEMFGWPKDLKIAC